From Pseudomonas sp. G.S.17, the proteins below share one genomic window:
- a CDS encoding WecB/TagA/CpsF family glycosyltransferase produces MKVFGIEFYHRQRKDLVRELTVLSSRSFRYVVTPNVDHVVMLEHDKDLRRAYSYAAYRLCDSRVLFPLLNRLHADIAEAIPGSTLTRDMIQIAQERGWTVTVIGCEQEVIATLQQMNPSITFRHYNPPMGFIDDAREIQRAVDFINQHPARMVVFSVGSPRQEILAMRVLQGRGAVGIGLCVGASLLFLSGKVRRAPEWMQRLSLEWLHRFIHEPRRLGKRYVRDAYRIVPVIIKEIRSDTEKPSNSDNDPRGLS; encoded by the coding sequence ATGAAAGTATTCGGCATCGAGTTCTATCATCGCCAGCGAAAGGATCTCGTCCGCGAACTGACCGTGCTCAGCAGCAGGTCGTTTCGCTACGTCGTGACGCCAAACGTCGACCACGTGGTGATGCTGGAACACGACAAGGATTTGCGCAGGGCCTACAGCTACGCTGCGTATCGGCTATGCGACAGCCGCGTGCTTTTCCCGCTGTTGAATCGGCTGCACGCCGACATCGCTGAGGCGATTCCCGGCAGCACGCTGACTCGGGACATGATCCAGATTGCACAGGAGCGTGGCTGGACAGTGACGGTCATCGGCTGTGAACAGGAAGTCATTGCCACGTTGCAGCAGATGAATCCCTCGATCACCTTCCGCCACTACAACCCGCCGATGGGCTTCATCGACGATGCCCGGGAAATCCAGCGCGCCGTTGATTTCATCAATCAACATCCGGCGCGGATGGTGGTGTTTTCAGTGGGCTCGCCGCGCCAGGAAATACTCGCGATGCGTGTGCTCCAAGGTCGCGGGGCTGTAGGGATTGGCCTGTGCGTCGGCGCGTCACTGCTGTTTCTCTCAGGAAAAGTCAGGCGAGCACCGGAATGGATGCAACGCCTGTCACTTGAATGGCTGCATCGTTTCATTCATGAGCCACGGCGGCTGGGCAAGCGTTACGTCAGGGATGCCTACCGGATCGTTCCCGTCATCATCAAAGAGATCAGGAGCGACACAGAGAAACCTTCGAATTCAGACAACGACCCGCGAGGCCTGTCGTAG
- a CDS encoding prepilin-type N-terminal cleavage/methylation domain-containing protein: MKAQKGFTLIELMIVIAIIGILAAIALPAYQDYTARAKASELILAASGARTCVTEAVSTNGFTGLAACGTDFVPTTYATTLAVDAATGAIVVDGTINAAAVKVTLTPTVAATNANAIASWTCVGTPANWMPASCK; this comes from the coding sequence ATGAAGGCACAAAAAGGCTTTACCCTTATCGAACTGATGATCGTGATTGCGATTATCGGGATTTTGGCAGCGATTGCGTTGCCCGCTTATCAGGACTACACCGCTCGCGCTAAAGCGTCAGAGCTGATCCTTGCTGCGAGCGGTGCGCGCACTTGCGTAACTGAGGCTGTGTCTACCAACGGTTTCACCGGCCTTGCTGCTTGTGGTACTGATTTTGTACCGACAACCTATGCGACAACACTTGCAGTGGATGCAGCAACCGGTGCAATCGTAGTAGACGGCACTATCAACGCCGCAGCGGTAAAGGTTACGTTGACTCCGACAGTAGCGGCAACCAACGCCAACGCTATTGCCTCTTGGACATGCGTCGGCACACCAGCAAACTGGATGCCTGCTTCCTGTAAGTAA
- the pilB gene encoding type IV-A pilus assembly ATPase PilB, translated as MSDVVLTGLAKQLVVAELLNEKAAQQAFQQARRDKVSLVSYLVQNKLVKALVLAEMASDQFGIPFFDLRSLDKDSQPKGLVSEKLIRQHQALPLWRRGNKLFVGISDPSNHQAITDIQFNTGLTTEAILVEDDKLSDAIEKFFDSNSGMGDLADVDLGLEIETVDDSKESTLSTKGDADDAPVVRFVNKMLLDAIRLGSSDLHFEPYEKMFRVRLRTDGILHEVARPPIHLASRIAARLKVMASLDISERRKPQDGRIKLRISKTKAIDFRVNTLPTLWGEKIVMRILDPTSAQMGIDALGYEPDQKELYLEALRQPQGMILVTGPTGSGKTVSLYTGLNILNTVDINISTAEDPVEINLEGINQVNVNPRQGMDFSQALRAFLRQDPDVIMVGEIRDLETAEIAIKASQTGHLVLSTLHTNSAAETLTRLHHMGVAAFNIATAINLIIAQRLARKLCPHCKKEADIPRETLIKEGFPVDQIGKFKIYAPVGCDLCNGGYKGRVGIYEVVKKTPALERIIMEEGNSLDISIQMRKDGFNDLRTSGLRKAMQGITSLEEVNRVTKD; from the coding sequence ATGAGTGATGTCGTCCTCACCGGTTTGGCCAAACAATTGGTTGTCGCCGAGCTTCTGAATGAAAAAGCTGCGCAGCAGGCGTTTCAGCAAGCGCGCCGTGACAAGGTTTCCTTGGTCAGTTATCTGGTCCAGAACAAGCTGGTCAAGGCGCTTGTCCTCGCAGAAATGGCGTCCGATCAATTTGGTATCCCGTTTTTTGACCTGAGAAGCCTGGACAAGGACAGCCAGCCCAAAGGCTTGGTCAGCGAAAAACTCATTCGCCAGCATCAGGCCCTGCCTTTGTGGCGACGTGGCAACAAATTGTTCGTCGGAATTTCTGACCCCTCCAATCATCAAGCCATCACTGATATTCAATTCAATACCGGGCTCACTACCGAGGCCATTCTGGTCGAGGACGATAAGCTCAGCGACGCTATCGAGAAGTTTTTCGATTCCAATAGCGGGATGGGCGATCTGGCAGATGTCGACCTCGGCCTGGAAATCGAAACAGTTGATGACAGTAAAGAAAGCACTCTGTCCACCAAGGGCGATGCGGACGATGCGCCAGTGGTGCGGTTCGTCAACAAAATGTTGCTGGATGCCATCCGCCTCGGTTCATCTGACTTGCACTTTGAACCCTACGAAAAAATGTTCCGGGTGCGTTTGCGTACCGATGGCATCCTGCACGAAGTCGCCAGGCCGCCGATTCATCTCGCCAGCCGCATCGCTGCGCGCCTGAAGGTTATGGCTAGCCTGGATATTTCCGAACGACGCAAGCCTCAGGACGGGCGGATCAAGCTGCGCATCTCGAAAACCAAAGCGATTGATTTCCGGGTCAATACCCTGCCGACGTTGTGGGGCGAAAAGATCGTAATGCGGATTCTTGATCCTACCAGTGCGCAGATGGGTATCGACGCGTTGGGTTATGAACCAGATCAAAAAGAACTGTATCTGGAAGCATTGCGCCAGCCTCAGGGCATGATCCTCGTTACCGGCCCCACCGGTTCGGGTAAGACCGTATCGCTGTATACCGGCTTGAATATTCTCAACACCGTGGACATCAATATTTCCACGGCCGAAGACCCGGTCGAGATCAACCTTGAAGGCATAAACCAGGTCAACGTCAATCCGCGTCAAGGAATGGACTTTTCCCAAGCGCTGCGGGCCTTCCTGCGTCAGGATCCTGACGTGATCATGGTCGGCGAGATTCGTGACCTTGAAACCGCTGAAATTGCCATCAAGGCTTCGCAGACCGGTCACCTGGTATTGTCGACCCTGCACACCAACAGTGCTGCGGAAACGCTGACTCGCTTGCACCATATGGGCGTTGCGGCATTTAACATTGCCACGGCTATTAACCTGATCATTGCCCAGCGGTTGGCGCGCAAGTTGTGTCCGCATTGCAAGAAAGAAGCGGATATCCCCCGGGAAACCCTGATAAAGGAAGGTTTCCCGGTAGACCAGATTGGCAAATTCAAGATTTACGCGCCGGTTGGGTGTGATTTATGCAACGGCGGTTACAAAGGCCGCGTCGGGATCTATGAGGTGGTCAAGAAAACCCCGGCGCTGGAACGGATCATCATGGAAGAAGGCAACTCCCTGGATATTTCCATCCAGATGCGCAAAGACGGCTTCAATGACCTGCGCACATCGGGCCTGAGGAAGGCCATGCAAGGCATAACCAGCCTCGAAGAAGTCAACCGCGTGACCAAGGACTGA
- a CDS encoding type II secretion system F family protein: MASKAVKVGTYTWEGTDKKGTKMTGELTGHNVALIKAQLRKQGINPLKVRKKSVSIFGEGKKIKPLDIAFFSRQMATMMKAGVPLLQSFDIIIEGADNPNMRKLINDVKQEVAAGNSFATALRQKPQYFDELYCSLVDAGEQAGALETLLDRVATYKEKTEALKAKIKKAMTYPTAVLVVAFIVSGILLIKVVPQFQSVFSSFGAELPAFTQMVVSLSNVVQEWWLIILGLMVAAFFLFKRGYKQSVKLRDSIDRGLLKVPVIGPLLFKSAVARFARTLATTFAAGVPLVEALDSVAGATGNVVFRNAVLKVRQDVSTGMQLNFSMRSVGVFPSLAIQMTAIGEESGALDNMLDKVATYYEEEVDNMVDSLTSLMEPMIMAVLGIIVGGLVIAMYLPIFQLGNVV, from the coding sequence ATGGCCAGCAAAGCAGTAAAAGTCGGCACGTACACATGGGAAGGCACGGACAAGAAAGGCACGAAAATGACCGGCGAACTGACCGGGCATAATGTTGCCTTGATTAAAGCGCAGTTGCGCAAACAAGGTATCAACCCGTTAAAAGTTCGCAAAAAATCCGTCTCGATCTTTGGCGAGGGGAAAAAAATAAAACCGTTGGACATCGCTTTTTTCTCACGGCAAATGGCGACGATGATGAAGGCCGGCGTGCCGTTGCTCCAGTCCTTCGACATCATCATTGAAGGCGCCGACAATCCGAACATGCGCAAGTTGATCAACGACGTCAAACAGGAAGTTGCTGCTGGCAATAGCTTCGCCACCGCGCTGAGGCAAAAGCCGCAATATTTCGATGAGTTGTATTGCAGCCTTGTAGATGCAGGTGAGCAGGCTGGTGCCTTGGAAACCCTGCTGGACCGAGTCGCTACTTATAAAGAAAAGACCGAAGCACTCAAGGCTAAGATCAAGAAAGCAATGACCTATCCGACTGCCGTATTGGTTGTTGCATTCATTGTTTCCGGTATCCTTCTGATTAAAGTTGTGCCGCAGTTTCAATCTGTGTTCTCGAGTTTTGGAGCAGAGTTACCAGCGTTTACCCAAATGGTCGTCAGCCTTTCCAATGTTGTTCAGGAATGGTGGCTAATAATTCTAGGCTTGATGGTTGCAGCTTTCTTTCTATTCAAACGCGGCTACAAGCAATCGGTAAAACTACGCGACAGTATTGATCGTGGATTGCTGAAAGTACCAGTAATCGGGCCTCTGCTCTTCAAGTCTGCAGTTGCCCGTTTTGCGCGGACCCTTGCGACTACATTCGCTGCGGGCGTGCCGCTGGTAGAAGCACTGGACTCCGTGGCGGGCGCAACGGGTAATGTTGTATTCCGGAATGCTGTATTGAAAGTCCGCCAAGACGTTTCGACAGGTATGCAGCTCAACTTTTCAATGCGTTCCGTCGGCGTGTTCCCCAGCCTGGCGATACAAATGACCGCGATCGGTGAAGAGTCCGGTGCGCTGGATAACATGCTCGATAAGGTTGCCACTTACTATGAAGAGGAGGTGGATAACATGGTAGACAGCCTGACCAGCCTGATGGAACCCATGATAATGGCGGTCCTTGGGATCATAGTCGGCGGCCTGGTTATCGCCATGTACTTGCCTATCTTCCAGCTCGGAAACGTCGTCTAA
- a CDS encoding A24 family peptidase, translated as MSLLDFLATAPLAFILSTLILGLLIGSFLNVLIYRLPKMMELDWKAQSREMLGLPAEPAGETFNLILPHSRCPHCAHQIRPWENLPVLSYLLLGGKCSSCKAPISKRYPLVELACGVLSAFIAWHFGFGWQAGAMLVLTWGLLAMSLIDADHQLLPDALVMPLLWLGLIVNSFGLFTSLGDALWGAVAGYLTLWSVFWLFKLVTGKEGMGQGDFKLLAMLGAWGGWQILPLTILLSSLVGAILGLIMLRMRNVATSTPIPFGPYLAIAGWIALLWGGQITASYLQFAGFK; from the coding sequence ATGTCCCTCCTCGACTTCCTGGCCACCGCCCCCCTCGCCTTCATCCTATCCACACTCATACTGGGCCTTTTAATCGGCAGCTTCCTCAACGTCCTGATCTACCGCCTGCCGAAAATGATGGAGCTGGACTGGAAAGCGCAGTCCCGGGAAATGCTGGGTCTTCCCGCTGAGCCTGCGGGCGAAACGTTCAACCTGATCCTGCCGCATTCGCGCTGCCCGCATTGCGCGCATCAGATTCGCCCTTGGGAAAACCTGCCGGTGCTGAGTTATCTGTTGCTCGGCGGCAAGTGTTCGAGCTGCAAGGCGCCGATCAGCAAGCGTTACCCGTTGGTGGAGCTGGCGTGCGGTGTGTTGTCGGCATTTATCGCCTGGCATTTCGGCTTTGGCTGGCAGGCCGGGGCGATGCTGGTGTTGACCTGGGGCTTGCTGGCGATGAGCCTGATCGATGCCGACCATCAGTTGCTGCCGGATGCGCTGGTCATGCCGTTGCTGTGGCTGGGGCTGATCGTCAACTCGTTCGGGTTGTTCACCAGCCTGGGCGATGCGCTGTGGGGCGCGGTGGCGGGTTATCTGACGCTGTGGTCGGTGTTCTGGCTGTTCAAATTGGTCACCGGCAAGGAAGGCATGGGCCAGGGCGATTTCAAACTGCTGGCCATGCTCGGCGCCTGGGGCGGCTGGCAGATTTTGCCGCTGACCATCCTTTTGTCCTCGCTGGTGGGCGCGATTCTGGGCCTGATCATGCTGCGTATGCGCAACGTAGCGACCAGCACGCCGATCCCTTTTGGTCCTTATCTGGCCATCGCAGGCTGGATCGCTTTGCTCTGGGGTGGTCAAATAACCGCCTCTTATTTGCAGTTTGCCGGTTTCAAATGA
- the coaE gene encoding dephospho-CoA kinase (Dephospho-CoA kinase (CoaE) performs the final step in coenzyme A biosynthesis.), producing MTNSVIKPWILGLTGGIGSGKSAAAQCFIGLGVHVVDADHAARWVVEPGRPALVKIAEHFGPSVLQADGTLNRSALRGLIFEDAEQRRWLEALLHPLIAEEIQRDLASATSPYAILVSPLLIESGQYKLTQRVLVIDAPQQLQVQRTMLRDSSSEEQVQAILKVQANREERLKHADEVLINDRDHAWLQSEVERLHHFYLTLSGGQS from the coding sequence ATGACCAACAGCGTGATCAAACCCTGGATTCTCGGCCTTACCGGCGGCATCGGTAGCGGCAAAAGCGCGGCAGCGCAGTGTTTTATCGGCCTTGGCGTTCACGTGGTGGACGCCGATCACGCCGCGCGCTGGGTGGTCGAGCCGGGCCGGCCTGCTCTGGTTAAAATCGCCGAGCATTTCGGCCCCAGCGTGTTGCAAGCCGACGGCACCCTCAATCGCAGCGCCCTGCGCGGTTTGATCTTCGAAGACGCCGAGCAGCGACGCTGGCTGGAAGCCCTGCTGCATCCGCTGATTGCCGAGGAAATTCAGCGCGATCTGGCCAGTGCAACGTCGCCCTACGCGATTCTGGTTTCGCCGCTGTTGATCGAGTCAGGCCAGTACAAGCTGACCCAGCGCGTGCTGGTGATCGACGCGCCGCAACAGCTGCAAGTGCAGCGCACGATGTTGCGCGACAGTTCCAGCGAGGAGCAGGTCCAGGCGATTCTCAAGGTGCAGGCCAATCGTGAAGAGCGGCTGAAACATGCCGACGAGGTGTTGATCAACGACCGCGATCACGCCTGGCTGCAAAGCGAAGTCGAGCGGCTGCATCATTTCTATTTAACGTTGTCTGGAGGCCAGTCATGA
- the yacG gene encoding DNA gyrase inhibitor YacG yields the protein MSQAKTVDCPTCGAPVEWSAASPSRPFCSERCKLIDLGAWASEEHAIPVSPDAEDELFSGDFPERGH from the coding sequence ATGAGCCAAGCAAAAACCGTCGATTGCCCAACCTGCGGCGCACCTGTGGAATGGAGCGCCGCCAGCCCTTCCCGGCCGTTCTGTTCCGAGCGCTGCAAGCTGATCGACCTGGGCGCCTGGGCGTCGGAAGAACATGCGATCCCGGTCAGCCCGGATGCCGAAGACGAACTGTTTTCCGGTGATTTCCCCGAACGCGGCCATTGA
- a CDS encoding energy-coupling factor ABC transporter permease encodes MIGALVLTAETMTTAWLLYVPVLCWAIWRSPWVELFTDSRRQHLLFGTVFALFLLWLVRRDFDTGVSYHFIGMTAVTLLLDWPLAILGALVAQVGLVALGRQDLAALGVNGLLFIGLPVLVTEACAMLVERAQPKSPFVYIFCSGFLAAALAALLCLLLALGLLWFEGLFEMPIWLSDFIGYLWLIIFPEAFINGMIVSALVVFSPEWLETFNRTRYLSAPWNEGRSGDDT; translated from the coding sequence ATGATCGGCGCGCTGGTCCTGACTGCGGAAACCATGACCACAGCCTGGCTGTTGTACGTGCCGGTCTTGTGCTGGGCCATCTGGCGTTCGCCCTGGGTTGAGCTGTTCACCGACAGCCGCCGTCAGCATCTGCTGTTCGGCACGGTGTTCGCGCTGTTTTTGCTCTGGCTGGTGCGGCGGGATTTCGACACCGGCGTGTCGTATCACTTCATCGGCATGACCGCCGTGACCCTGCTGCTGGATTGGCCTTTGGCGATTCTCGGCGCGCTAGTGGCGCAGGTGGGATTAGTGGCGCTGGGTCGACAGGATCTGGCGGCACTTGGCGTCAACGGTCTGCTGTTCATCGGGCTGCCGGTATTGGTCACCGAAGCCTGCGCGATGCTCGTCGAGCGAGCGCAACCGAAAAGCCCGTTCGTGTACATCTTCTGCTCGGGATTTCTCGCGGCTGCGTTGGCGGCGTTGCTGTGCCTGTTGCTGGCGTTGGGGCTGTTGTGGTTTGAAGGGCTGTTCGAAATGCCGATCTGGCTGTCGGATTTTATCGGCTACCTGTGGCTGATCATTTTCCCCGAAGCCTTCATCAACGGCATGATCGTCAGCGCTTTGGTGGTGTTCAGCCCTGAATGGCTGGAGACGTTCAATCGTACCCGCTACCTGTCAGCGCCCTGGAATGAAGGGCGCTCAGGCGACGACACCTGA
- a CDS encoding DUF1780 domain-containing protein: MDDSDYLRLLTIQAEQANAFLSNARKWERERWVCQRLLQGLNIPHRNEDFAAAGQEPPDVLFRDACFEVFFVLDEGRRLNDEWREELARRRSAFSLSQLVRREAKPKRIPAPELLQRLGPTLRKKAHNYRERGLDLGELDIIAFASLKREVLDLNSHFPPPTEYLRQGWRSLSLVGPTFARVLFAHPGAPDFLRTNLGRSVVFDVGISL, encoded by the coding sequence ATGGATGACTCTGACTACCTTCGCCTGCTCACGATCCAGGCCGAACAAGCCAACGCGTTCCTCTCCAATGCGCGAAAGTGGGAGCGTGAGCGATGGGTTTGTCAGCGCCTGCTGCAGGGCTTGAACATACCGCATCGCAATGAAGACTTCGCCGCCGCCGGGCAGGAGCCGCCGGATGTACTGTTTCGCGACGCCTGTTTCGAGGTGTTCTTCGTGCTTGATGAAGGCCGCCGCCTCAACGACGAGTGGCGCGAAGAACTGGCGCGCCGGCGTAGCGCGTTTTCCCTGAGCCAGCTGGTGCGGCGTGAAGCCAAGCCCAAGCGCATTCCCGCGCCGGAACTGCTGCAACGTCTAGGTCCAACCTTACGTAAAAAAGCCCACAATTATCGCGAACGCGGCCTGGATCTGGGCGAGCTGGACATCATCGCTTTCGCCAGTCTCAAGCGCGAAGTGCTGGATCTGAACAGTCATTTCCCACCGCCTACCGAATACCTGCGCCAAGGCTGGCGGTCGCTGTCGCTGGTCGGCCCCACCTTTGCCAGGGTGCTGTTTGCCCATCCCGGCGCACCGGATTTTCTGCGGACCAATCTGGGTCGCAGTGTTGTCTTTGATGTTGGAATCAGTTTATGA